The following is a genomic window from Pseudomonas parafulva.
CGGTTCGGCTCAGGTCGAGTTCGTCGAACAGGTCTTCGCGACCATGCCCTTCGAGCTGGATCAGCACCGACGGGCTGTCGGTCCACTCGCACAGTACCTGCGCCAGGGCGGTCAGCAGCAGGTCGTTGACCTGGGTGTGGTAGGCCGCCGGCGCCACTTGCAGCAAGGCGCGGGTCTGCTGGGCGTCCAGGCGTGACGTGGCGTGGGCCACCTCGCGCTGGGTGCGGGCAGCGTTGGCATCGTCCAGCGGCAAGGGGCTGACAGGCGCTTCCAGGCAGGCCAGCCAGTACTCGGCCTCGGCTTGCAGCGCCGGAGACTGGGCATACAGGCCCAGGCGCTCGGCCCAGGTCTTGAGCGAACTGGTCTTGGCCGGCAGGCTCACGGCCTGCCCGCTGGCGACGGCGCGGTAGGCCTGCTGCAAATCTTCGAGCAGCACCCGCCAGGACACACCGTCGACCACCAGGTGGTGAATCACCAGCAACACGCGCTGGGTAGCGTCGGGCAACGTCACCAGCACGGCGCGCAGCAGCGGCCCGTGGCTCAGGTCGAGACTGCGCTGGGCGCTGTCGGCCAGCGCGCTCAAGGTGTCAGGGTCGTCCAGTTGGCGGGTCCACAGCAGGTCGGCGTCCACGGCACTGTGGAATTCGGCCTGCCAGGCCTCGCCCTGGACAAAGCGCAGACGCAAAGCGTCATGCTGCATGACCAGCGCATGCAAGGCCGTGCTTAGCCACTCGGCGCGCAGCGGCTGCACCGGTTGGAGCATCAACGCCTGGTTCCAGTGCCCACGCTGGACGATGTCGGTGTCGAAGAAGCGCGCCTGGATCGGCAACAACGGCAGGTGGCCAGTGACCTGCTCCACGACCGGCTGCGCGGTCTTTTTCTCGATGATCTTGGCCACCGCTGCCAACTGGCCGATGGTCTGCTTCTCGAACAGTTGCTTGGGGCTGAGCTTGAGGCCCTGGCGTTTGGCGCGAGCGATGATCTGCAGGCTGAGGATCGAGTCGCCGCCCAGCTCGAAGAAGTTGTCGGTGCTGCCCACTTGCTCCAGCTTGAGCACCTCGCACCAGATCGCAGCCAGGGTCTGCTCGACGATGCCCTGCGGCGCCACGAACTGCTGCCGTGGCGCACCGGGGGCTGGCAACGCGCGCTTGTCGAGCTTGCCGTTGGCGGTCAGGGGCAGGCGTTCGAGCAGCACGAGCTGGGTCGGCACCATATAGTCGGGCAACAGGGCCTGCAGCTGCTGACGCAGCACCTCGGCCTCCAGCGCATGGCCAGCACGCGGTACGCACCAGGCCACCAGATGCAGGCGCTCGGCATCGCCGTCCATCGGCACGGCCAGCACCACCGCCTCGCCGACACCCTCCAGGCCCAGCAGCACCCGGCTGACTTCGGCCGGCTCGATGCGGTAGCCGCGCACCTTGACCTGGTCGTCGGCGCGGCCGATGAATTCCAATTGGCCCAGGCGATTACGCCGCAGGCGATCGCCACTGCGGTACAACCGCGCCCCCGGCTGCGCCGGGTCCGGCACGAAGCGCTCGGCGGTCAGTCCCGGTTGGCCCAGATAACCCTGGGCGACGCTGGCGCCGCCGATGTACAGCTCGCCGGCGACCTGATCGGCCACCGGATTGAGCACGTCGTCGAGCAGCAGCGCATGGGCAGCGGGCAACGCTTGGCCGACCGGCACGCTGCGCGCATCGGCGGCCAGCTCGGCGATCTCGTGGGTGAGCACGCCGACCGTGGTTTCGCTCGGGCCGTAGTGGTTGATCAGCCGGCAACCCGGCTTGAGCCGACGCACCTGCTCCAGCAACGCCGGCGGGCAGGCTTCGCCGCCGAGGATCAAGGCATGCTCGGGCAGCGCGGCGGCTGGCTCACCAGCCTGCAGCAAGGCCGCCAAGTGGCCGGGCACGATCTTCAACACACCCACGCGCTGCTCGGCCATGTAGCGGGCGAAGGCGTCCGGGTCGAAGCCCAGCGCCTCGGGCAGCACGTGCAGCGTGCGGCCCGAGCACAACGCGCCGAACAGCACGGTATGACCCAGGTCGGCAGCGATGGTCGAGACCAGCGCCATGCTCGCCTGCGGTGCCAGCGCCAAGCGCTCGAGCAGGCCGGCGACGTAGCTGGCCAGGGCGCCATGGCTGACCAGCACGCCCTTGGGCTGCCCGGTGGAACCGGAGGTATGGATGATGTAGGCCGGCGATTCGGCCCACAGGCTCAGCACCGGCGCGCAGTCGGGCTGCGCCTGCCATTGCCCGGGCGAAAACACCAGGCCCTGGCAACCGGTCACCTCAAGGCGCTGCACGCGCGGGTCATCGGCGGCGACCAGCAGCGCCTTGGCCTGGGCGGCCGCGAGCATCTGTTGCAGGCGCGCATCCGGCGCCTTGGTGTCGAGCGGCATGTACACCGCCCCGGCCTTGAGGATGCCCAGCAAGGCGGTCAGCCAGTCCAGCGACCGCTCCATCAGCACCGCCACCGGCTCGCCTGGGGCAATGCCCTGGGCGCGCAGGTGGTGAGCCAGGCGGTTGGCCGCCTGGTCGAGGGCGGCGAAGCTCAGGCGCTGTTCGGGGCTGCGCGCCGCGAGGGCGTCAGGCTGCGCCTGCACCTGCCGTTGCCACTGCTCCAGCACCAAGGGCACAGCGGCGAACGCAGCGACCGGCGCGACGCTCGGCGCCAGGCGGTGCAGCGGCAGGTGCGGCGCGTCGAGCAGCTGCCCGAGCAAGTGCAGGAAAGCCGGAATGAACGCCTGCACCGTGTCATCGCGGTACAGGTCGCTGGCGTAGGTGATCTGGCCATGGATCAGTTGCCCGTCGTCGGTGATGTCCAGCGCCAGGTCGAAGTGGGTACCGGCTTTGTCCAGCGGGTACTCGGCCACGCTCAGCCCCGGCAGCGCCAAGGTGCGCTGGCGCTGCATGCCGACGTTCTGGTTGAACTTGACCTGGAACAGCGGGTTGTGGCCCAGGTTGCGCTCAGGCACCAGGGCATCCACCAGTTGCTCGAACGGCAGTTCCTGATGCGCCTGGGCGCCGAGCACCGCCTCACGCACCTGGCCCAGCAGGGCATCGAAGCTCAGGCGTTCGTCCACCTGGCAACGCAACACCTGGGTGTTGACGAAGAAGCCGATCAGGCCTTCGACCTCGGCGCGTCCGCGGTTGGCGTTGGGGACACCGATGCGGATATCGCGCTGGCCCGACAGGCGCGAGACGAACAGCGAAAAGCCGCTGAGCACCAGCATGAACAACGTCATGCCCTGGGCCCGAGCGCTGGCACTCAGGCGCCGCGACAGCTCGGCGCCGAAGTCGAAGCTCAAGGTCTGGCCTTCGAAGCTCTGGGTCAGCGGACGCGCAAAGTCGCTGGCCACGTCCAGCAAGGGCTGCTCCTCGCCCAGTTGTCCACGCCAGTAGTCGAGCTGACGCTCGCCCTCCCCGGCTTCCAGCCAGCGCCGCTGCCAGATCGCGTAGTCGGCGTACTGCACCGGCAAGTCCGGCAATTGCGGCATCTGGCCCTGGCTGAAGGCCTGGTAGCCGTGCACGAACTCACGGACCATCACGTCCATTGACCAGCCGTCGGAAACGATGTGGTGCATGCTCACCAGCAGCACCTGCTCCTCGTCCGCCAGCCGGTACAGGCTGGCGCGCAGCAGCGGCCCGCTGAGCAGGTCGAAAGGCTGCTCGCTGGCCTGCTCGACCTGCGCCGCCAAAGCGGCTTCGCGCTGCTCGCCGGGAACCGCGCTGAGGTCGATGCGCTGCAACGGCAGTGGCGATGGCGGCAGGACCATTTGACGCGGTTGCTCGCCCTCGGTGACGAACACGGTGCGCAGCACTTCGTGACGCGCCAACAGGTGGTCGAAGGCGCGTTGCAGCGCCTGTTCGTCGAGTCGCCCGCGCAGGCGCAGGGCGGCCGCCATGTTGTACGCCGCGCTGTGCGGCTCCAACTGCCAGAGGAACAGCAGGCGCTGCTGGGCGAACGACAGCGGCAGGCTGTCGACGCCGTGGCGCGACTCCACCACCGGCAACAGGCTGAAGTCCTTGCCCTGCTCGCGCAGCTTGGCCAGGAATTGCCGGCGTTGCTCCAGGGGCAAGCCGACGAACCGTTGTGCAATACGTACCGCCGTGCTGCCACTCATGCTTCAACCCCTTCCAAGGAACCCAGAAACGCGTCCATTTCCGACCAATCGTCGGCGTCGGCGCCGCCTGCCGCGTGTTGCGTCAGCTCAGCAGCCAGCTCGCCCAGCGTCGGCCGTTCGAACAGGCTGCGCAGCGCCACCACCTGGCCCAGGCGATCCTTGATCCGGGCCAATACCTGGGCGGCCAGCAACGAGTGCCCGCCCAACTCGAAGAAGTGATCGTCCAGCCCGACCCGCTCGACCTGCAGCACCTCGCACCAGATCTGCGCCAATTGCTGCTCCAGGTCGCTCTGCGGCGCCCGGTACTGGGCCTGCAACTGACCGGGGTCCGGGATCGGCAATGCCTTGCGGTCGAGCTTGCCGCTGGCGGTCAGCGGCAGGCGCGGCAGCAGCAGCAGATGGCCCGGCACCATGTACTCGGGCAATTGCGCCTTCAGCAGACTGCGCACCTGCTGGCGCACGCGCGCCTGCTCGGCCGCCTCATCCAGCACCGCGCCCTCCGGCACCACGTAGGCCACCAACTGCAGGCCGCCGTGCAGTGGCAACGCCAGCACCACGGCCTCGCGCACGCCCGGGCATTGCTGCAGGCGCGCCTCGATCTCGCCCAACTCGATGCGGAAACCGCGCACCTTGACCTGGTGATCGACCCGGCCGACGTACTCGATCGCGCCCTCGGCATTCAGCCGGGCGCGGTCGCCCGTGCGGTAGAGCCGCTCGCCGCTGGCGAACGGATCGGCGACGAAGCGCTGCGCGGTCAGTGCGCTCTGGCGGTGGTAGCCGCGCGCCAGGCCCGGACCGCCGATGTACAGCTCGCCCACCGCGCCGGGCGGCAGCAGGTTGAGATCGTCGTCCAGGAGGTACAGGCGACGGGCCGCCAAGCCACGGCCGATGGGGATGCCACGCCAGGACACCGCGTCGTGGCGCAGCGCGCTGCAGTCGTGCACGGTGCTGACCACCGTGGCTTCGGTGGGGCCGTAGGTGTTGAGCAGGCGCACGTGACCCAGCCCGGCCAGGTGCCACAGGCGCAGACCGTCCACCGCCATGGCCTCGCCGCCGACGTGGACCTGGCGCAGCGCGCCGTAGCTGGCCGGCGGCTGCGCGGCGAAGTCCTGCACCAGCCAGTGCCAATAGGCCGCAGGCAGGTCGGCGAGGGTCACGCCGTGTTCGATCAGCACCTGGTGCAGCGCCGCGCTGTCCCACAGCCGGCCATCGCGCATGACCACGCAGGCGCCGTGACACAGCGGTGGGAAGAACTGCTCGATGAAGCCGTCGAAGCTGCTGGTGGCGAATTGCAATACGCGGTCGCCTTCACGCAGGTCGCTGTAGTCGATGGCGCGGGCGATGAATTCGCTCAGGGCGCCATGGCTCACCGCCACGCCCTTGGGGCGTCCGGTGGAGCCGGAGGTGTAGATGACGTAGGCCAGGTGCTGTGGCTCGACGCTGCACGGCAGTGGCTCGGCGGGCAGCGCGTCCAGGGCCAGGCGGTCCAGGCACAGGCAGGTCAGGCCCTCCTGGGTCGGCAGCGCAGGCAGCACGGTGCTGTCGCTGAGCAGCCACTGCAAGCCGCTGTCCTCGCAGACCTGAGCCAGGCGCTCGGCCGGGGCTTGCACGTCCAGCGGCACGTAGGCGCCGCCGGCCTTGAGCACGGCCAGCAAGGCCACGGCCAGTTCCAGCGAGCGCTCCAGCGCGACCCCGACCAGTCGGTCAGGACCGACACCGCACTGACGCAGGTGATGGGCCAGGCGGTTGCTGCGGGCGTCGAGCTCGGCGTAGCTCATCGACGGCGCCTGGTCGACGCCGGCCAGCACCAGCGCCTGAGCCTGGGGCGTGCGCGCGGCCTGGGCCTGGAACAAGCGGTGGGCCGGCAGCAGTGCCTCGCTCGGCGCGACCGGGTACAGCAGCGCCTGGCGCTGGGCGTCGCTCATCAGCGCCAGTTCGCCCAGGCGCTGGCCGGCATCGCGGCACACCGCCTGGAGCACCTGCTGCCAGTGATCAGCCAGCGCCGCGATGGTGGCGTGGTCGAAAATGTCGGTGGCGTAGGTGAAGGCGGCGAACACCTGCTCGCCTTCCTCGCGGGTATCGAGCATCAGGTCGCTGGTGGCGGCATGACGACGACCGCTGCCGGCCAGCTGCTGCTCGCTCAGGTAACCGACCCGCAAACCTGACTGCAACTGCACGCTGTGCAGGTCGGTGACCAGCGGCTGATGGTTGAACATCACCTGGAACAGCGGTGTGTGGCTCTGGCTGCGGTTGGGTTGCAGGGCTTCGATCAGCGCATCGAACGGCAGGTCCTGATGGGCCTGGGCACCGACCACGGCCTGATGCAGCCGCGCCAGCAGCGCATCGAACGGCAGTTGCGCGTCGAGCTGGCTGCGCAGCACCTGGGTGTTGACGAAGAAGCCGACCAGCCCCTCGGTTTCGCTGCGGGTGCGGTTGGCGATCAGGCCGCCGACGCGAATGTCGGTCTGGCCGCTGTAGCGCAAAAGCAGAGTCTTGAAGGCCGCCAGCAGGACCGTGGACAGGGTCACGCCGTGGGCCTGCGCCAGTTGCCTGAGCTGTTGGCGCAGCGTGCTGTCGAGCACGCGCTCAAGGCGCTCGCCCTGATGGCTGGGTTGCGCCGGGTACGGGCGGTCGGTGGGCAGTTCCAGCAGCGGGTGCTCATCGCCCAATTGCTCGCGCCAGTAGTCAAGCTGGCGCTCGCGCTCGCCGGCCTGCAGCCAACTGCGCTGCCACAGGGCGTAGTCGCGGTAGTGCACCTTGAGCGCCGGCAACGACGGCGACTGGCCGGCCACCAGGGCGTCGTAGCTGCGCATGAATTCATCGATCAAGATATTCATCGACCAGCCGTCGGCGATGATGTGGTGCAAGGTCAGCAGCAGCACGTGCTCCTGCGCGGCCAGGCGCAGCAGCACGATGCTCAGCAGCGGCCCGCGCTCCAGGTCGAAGGACTGGTTGGCCTGGGCCGCCATCTGCTGCTGCGCCTGCGCCCAGCGCGAGGCTTCGGGCCAGTCGCTGAGGTCGATCAGTTGCAGGCGCAGCGGCGCGGCAGGCGCCACCCGCTGCACCGCGCGCTCGCCGTCCTGGGCGAAGGTGGTACGCAGGCACTCGTGGCGCTCGACCAGCAGGTTGAAAGCCTGCTCCAGCGCCGCCACCTGCAGCTCGCCGTCCAGGCGTACCGCCATCGGCAGGTTGTAGGCGGCACTGTGCGGTTCCAGTTGCCAGAGGAACCACATGCGCTGCTGGGCATAGGACAGGCCATCGCGCTCGGCCAGCCCCTCGCAGGACGGCATGGGCAGTTGCGCGAAGTCGATGCCCTCGCGCCGCATCCCGTCGAGAAACAGGCGGCGCTTGTCCTCGGGCAGCTCGATGAAACGACGGGAGAGGGTCTGGGCGTCTGCGGCATTCATGTCTTCGGTCCTTGCTGGTCGGCGGCGCGAGCGGAAGGTCCGCTCGCATCAACAAGAACGAATGGCCCAGGGCCTGATTTAGCGAGCAATGACCCGTGTTTGCGAGGCTGCGCGACACCGGCGCAGACACGACTTCGCCCGAGACGCAGTGCTCGGGCGAAGGGGCATTGCAGGCTTCAGGCCAGGTCGGCCGAATGGCCCTCGGCCATGGCCACGATCACTTTGCGGCTGCCTTCGAACGGCGAACGAGCGTGGGCAGCGAGCATGTTGTCGAGCATCATCACGTCGCCTTCCTGCCAGGGGAAACTGATCATGCAGTCGTCCAGCACGGCGCGGATCTGCGCGAGCACCTCGTCTTCGATGGGCGTGCCGTCACCGTAGTAGACGTTACGCGGCAAATCCTCTTCATCGACGATGTCCAGCAGGCTTTCGCGCACCTCTGGCGGCAAGTTGGAGATGTGGAACAGGTGCGCCTGGTTGAACCAGACCATGTCGCCGGTGGTGGGGTGGCGCGCCACCGCCTGGCACACCTGGCGGGTGCGCAGTTCACCGTCGTCTTTCCATTCGCAGGTGATGCCGTGGGCGCGGCAGTAGGCCTCGACCTCGTCCTGGTCCTCGGTGTCGAACACCTGCTCCCAGGACACGTCCAGGCCGTTGCCGAAGTTGCGCACGTACATCAGCCCCTTGCTGACGAAACGCTCGCGAATGTGCGCCGGCACGCGGCGGTAGACTTCACGGCTGTCGGCGATCGGCGTTTCGCCGCCGGAGCGTGCGGCGATCATGCTGTAGAACCAGATCTTCATCGGCCAGTCGCGCGAGTAGGCCTGCTCGTTGTGCAGCGGGATGCTCTGGTGCGCCGGGTACTCGGTGGAGGTGTACACGCCCTGGGTCACGTTGGTGCGCGGCGTGGAGCCGAACTCGTAGTTGAGCAGCGGATGGCCGAAGCGCGCGGCGAACTGGCGGAACGCTTCGGCGCCGTCGAGCTGGAAACCGCGGAACAGCACGCCGCCATCGCGCAGCAGGTGCTCGTCTACCAGCGCCTTGAGTTCATCGAACACCTCCAGCAGCCCGACGCCCTCCTCGGTCGCTTCGACCAGCAGCGGCAAACGCCCCTGCGCCGGCAGCAACGGACGCACGTTGAATCCCACGGCAACACCCATGACGGGCCTCCTTGTACACACTTTCATGGCAGGTTCGCGCAGGTCGCCAGGGCCCGCGGATCGGTATTGCTGTAGGAGACGGATCGCACCCGGAGCAAATTAGTCGTGCTCCCGGCCTTGGCTGTCCTGGGGCGACTGACTGGGGAGCGTGTAAGATGCGCGTTCCCTCCGTTGCAGAGCCGTGACCATGAAAATCGCTGCCGCACAAATGGCCTGCGCCTGCGGCCTGATCGATCACAACATCGCCCGGCAGGTCGCGGCGATCCGCCAAGCGGCCGATGCGCAGGTGCAGGCGGTGTTCTTCCCGGAACTGTCACTGACCGGCTACCAGCCCGCGCTCGCCGCGCGTCTGGCCATCGAGACAGACGACGCTCGACTGGACGTGTTCCAGTCATTGAGCGATCGATTCGGCCTGCTGATTGCCACCAGCGCGCCTCTGCGCGTGGCCCATGGTGTGGCGATCGCGCTGTTCGTGTTCCAGCCGCACAGGCCGCGTACCACGTACACCAAACAGCACCTGCACGAAGACGAACGGAGCGTGTTCACGCCAGGTCACGGGCTGCGCACCTATGTCTGCGCCAACCAGGTGCTGGCGCCTGCCATCTGCTACGAATCGCTGCAGTCGTGCCACGCGCAGCAGGCCGCCGCGGCCGGTGCGACGCTGTATTTCACCAGCGTGGCCAAGTCGTCACGCGGTGTCGCTGCCGCCTACAGCCACTACCCCGAGATCGCCCGCACATTCGGCATGGCGGTGGTCATGGCCAACTGCGTGGGCGCGACGGCCGACTACGTCGGTGCCGGTCGTTCGGCGGCGTGGGATGCCAGCGGGGAACTGATTGTCCAGGCCGACGGGGACGAAGAGGCGCTGGTGATCTACGACTCGCGGGCTGGGACAGGGGATATCGTGGGACTGTGTGCATGAGTCGTCAGCGCCCCCAGCCTCCCGTCGCCGACTGGGTGATTCGCACGGCTCAACCCGGCAGCGTCGAGCGAATCGAGGCGTGGTTCGGCAGTCATGGCTACGACCCGCACCGCCACGACACCTATTCCATCGGCCGCACCCTGGCCGGTGTGCAGAGCTTCCACTACAAGGGTTCGCTGCGCCACGGCCTGCCTGGCAACACCTTGGTGCTGCACCCGGACGAGGTGCATGACGGCATGGCCGGTACCGAGGCCGGTTTTCGCTATCGCATGGCCTATATCGATCCGGCACTGATCCAGAACGTGCTCGGTGGCGAGCCGTTGCCTTTCATTGGCGCCGGGCTGTCGGAGGATCCGCGTCTCTACCGGGCCAGCGAAACCTTCGTGCAGGCACTGGACCATCCGCTCGACGCGCTGGAGGAACAGGATGCGCTGTACGACCTGGCCATGGCCATGCGCGCCGTGGCCGGCAAACCGCGCGGTCGCAAGCGCCTGGACTTTGTGTCGGCCGAGCGCGCCCGGGCGTTCATTCTCGA
Proteins encoded in this region:
- a CDS encoding AraC family transcriptional regulator, with amino-acid sequence MSRQRPQPPVADWVIRTAQPGSVERIEAWFGSHGYDPHRHDTYSIGRTLAGVQSFHYKGSLRHGLPGNTLVLHPDEVHDGMAGTEAGFRYRMAYIDPALIQNVLGGEPLPFIGAGLSEDPRLYRASETFVQALDHPLDALEEQDALYDLAMAMRAVAGKPRGRKRLDFVSAERARAFILEHLHQGITLDMLEQASGRERWSLSRDFRTLYGTSPYRFVTLRRLDNVRRLILDGFSLVDAALAAGFHDQSHMTRHFTRCYGVPPMRWLERLHASHHVAGSYKKRPTSPL
- a CDS encoding TauD/TfdA family dioxygenase, yielding MGVAVGFNVRPLLPAQGRLPLLVEATEEGVGLLEVFDELKALVDEHLLRDGGVLFRGFQLDGAEAFRQFAARFGHPLLNYEFGSTPRTNVTQGVYTSTEYPAHQSIPLHNEQAYSRDWPMKIWFYSMIAARSGGETPIADSREVYRRVPAHIRERFVSKGLMYVRNFGNGLDVSWEQVFDTEDQDEVEAYCRAHGITCEWKDDGELRTRQVCQAVARHPTTGDMVWFNQAHLFHISNLPPEVRESLLDIVDEEDLPRNVYYGDGTPIEDEVLAQIRAVLDDCMISFPWQEGDVMMLDNMLAAHARSPFEGSRKVIVAMAEGHSADLA
- a CDS encoding carbon-nitrogen hydrolase family protein, whose translation is MKIAAAQMACACGLIDHNIARQVAAIRQAADAQVQAVFFPELSLTGYQPALAARLAIETDDARLDVFQSLSDRFGLLIATSAPLRVAHGVAIALFVFQPHRPRTTYTKQHLHEDERSVFTPGHGLRTYVCANQVLAPAICYESLQSCHAQQAAAAGATLYFTSVAKSSRGVAAAYSHYPEIARTFGMAVVMANCVGATADYVGAGRSAAWDASGELIVQADGDEEALVIYDSRAGTGDIVGLCA
- a CDS encoding non-ribosomal peptide synthetase, translating into MNAADAQTLSRRFIELPEDKRRLFLDGMRREGIDFAQLPMPSCEGLAERDGLSYAQQRMWFLWQLEPHSAAYNLPMAVRLDGELQVAALEQAFNLLVERHECLRTTFAQDGERAVQRVAPAAPLRLQLIDLSDWPEASRWAQAQQQMAAQANQSFDLERGPLLSIVLLRLAAQEHVLLLTLHHIIADGWSMNILIDEFMRSYDALVAGQSPSLPALKVHYRDYALWQRSWLQAGERERQLDYWREQLGDEHPLLELPTDRPYPAQPSHQGERLERVLDSTLRQQLRQLAQAHGVTLSTVLLAAFKTLLLRYSGQTDIRVGGLIANRTRSETEGLVGFFVNTQVLRSQLDAQLPFDALLARLHQAVVGAQAHQDLPFDALIEALQPNRSQSHTPLFQVMFNHQPLVTDLHSVQLQSGLRVGYLSEQQLAGSGRRHAATSDLMLDTREEGEQVFAAFTYATDIFDHATIAALADHWQQVLQAVCRDAGQRLGELALMSDAQRQALLYPVAPSEALLPAHRLFQAQAARTPQAQALVLAGVDQAPSMSYAELDARSNRLAHHLRQCGVGPDRLVGVALERSLELAVALLAVLKAGGAYVPLDVQAPAERLAQVCEDSGLQWLLSDSTVLPALPTQEGLTCLCLDRLALDALPAEPLPCSVEPQHLAYVIYTSGSTGRPKGVAVSHGALSEFIARAIDYSDLREGDRVLQFATSSFDGFIEQFFPPLCHGACVVMRDGRLWDSAALHQVLIEHGVTLADLPAAYWHWLVQDFAAQPPASYGALRQVHVGGEAMAVDGLRLWHLAGLGHVRLLNTYGPTEATVVSTVHDCSALRHDAVSWRGIPIGRGLAARRLYLLDDDLNLLPPGAVGELYIGGPGLARGYHRQSALTAQRFVADPFASGERLYRTGDRARLNAEGAIEYVGRVDHQVKVRGFRIELGEIEARLQQCPGVREAVVLALPLHGGLQLVAYVVPEGAVLDEAAEQARVRQQVRSLLKAQLPEYMVPGHLLLLPRLPLTASGKLDRKALPIPDPGQLQAQYRAPQSDLEQQLAQIWCEVLQVERVGLDDHFFELGGHSLLAAQVLARIKDRLGQVVALRSLFERPTLGELAAELTQHAAGGADADDWSEMDAFLGSLEGVEA